From a region of the Bremerella alba genome:
- a CDS encoding sigma-70 family RNA polymerase sigma factor: protein MLMSETSRNARFVREFACHEEAIRAYVRRLVPSRADCDDILQEVAIVLWEKFDEFHEEGNFRSWAFGFARYKVLSWLRDNGRRRLVLDSDVVAMIADESIEEDSHLEAQRLALRSCFGKLPSEQRSLVANAYSPDVKIQEIAATSGRSTAGFYQWLYRIRQMLLECVQRQLASEANP from the coding sequence ATGCTGATGAGCGAAACCAGTCGAAATGCACGCTTTGTCCGCGAGTTCGCTTGCCATGAAGAGGCAATTCGGGCTTACGTGCGCCGATTGGTTCCTTCGCGTGCCGATTGCGATGACATCCTTCAGGAAGTGGCGATCGTACTGTGGGAGAAATTTGACGAGTTTCATGAAGAGGGTAACTTTCGGTCCTGGGCCTTTGGCTTCGCCCGATACAAAGTTCTCTCCTGGCTGCGTGACAACGGCCGACGACGCTTGGTGCTCGATAGTGATGTCGTCGCGATGATCGCGGATGAGTCGATTGAGGAAGACTCACATCTCGAAGCGCAACGACTCGCTTTACGGTCCTGTTTTGGAAAACTTCCCAGCGAACAACGCTCGCTGGTAGCAAATGCTTATAGTCCCGACGTGAAAATCCAAGAGATAGCGGCCACAAGCGGCCGCTCGACAGCCGGTTTTTACCAATGGCTCTACCGTATTCGGCAGATGCTGTTGGAATGCGTGCAACGTCAACTCGCCAGCGAGGCGAATCCATGA